Proteins from a genomic interval of Acetobacterium woodii DSM 1030:
- a CDS encoding MATE family efflux transporter, translating to MRQGDQKSENKMGVMPINKLLITMSVPMILSMLVQALYNVVDSIFVAQINESALTAVSLSFPIQSLMIAIGAGTGVGINALLSKSLGEKDQKKANKAANNGVFLGILSVIIFIIFGLFGARFFFESQIDIPEIIAYGQQYLSIISIFSFGLFGQLTFERLLQSTGKTIYTMFTQSLGAIINIILDPILIFGLLGFPQMGVAGAAIATVVGQCTAMLLAIYFNLTKNHEIKLSIKEFKPDWKIIKVIYSVGFPSILMMAIGSIMNYGLNSILMGFTATAAAVFGVYFKLQSFVFMPVIGLNNGMVPIIAYNYGARNKDRVTKTIKWSIFYAVTIMLIGLAIFQLMPEKLLLMFNASDDMLAIGIPALRTISFSFLFAGFCIVMISSFQALGNGLLSLIISVVRQLVVLLPVAYLLSLSGSLDAVWWSFPIAELAAFILSALFMKYLLNKETAKFKEAKK from the coding sequence ATGAGACAAGGGGACCAAAAAAGTGAAAATAAAATGGGCGTTATGCCCATCAATAAATTGCTCATAACGATGTCAGTACCAATGATCCTGTCAATGTTGGTACAAGCACTTTACAACGTTGTGGATAGTATTTTTGTGGCCCAGATCAATGAAAGTGCGTTGACAGCTGTTTCATTGTCATTTCCGATACAGAGTTTAATGATTGCGATCGGCGCCGGGACCGGTGTGGGGATTAATGCCCTGCTATCAAAAAGTCTTGGTGAAAAAGATCAGAAAAAAGCCAATAAAGCTGCCAATAACGGCGTTTTTTTGGGAATACTCAGTGTTATTATCTTTATCATTTTTGGCCTTTTCGGAGCACGATTCTTTTTTGAATCACAAATAGATATCCCCGAAATTATTGCGTACGGGCAGCAGTATCTATCAATCATTTCAATCTTTTCTTTTGGGTTATTTGGACAATTGACTTTTGAGCGATTGCTGCAATCCACTGGGAAAACTATTTATACGATGTTTACACAGTCATTAGGTGCCATCATCAATATTATTTTAGATCCAATTTTGATTTTTGGGTTACTTGGATTTCCTCAAATGGGGGTTGCCGGGGCGGCTATTGCCACGGTGGTAGGACAATGTACGGCGATGTTGTTGGCGATTTATTTTAATCTCACTAAAAATCATGAAATTAAGCTCTCCATTAAAGAATTCAAGCCTGATTGGAAGATCATTAAAGTTATTTATTCGGTCGGATTTCCTTCAATCTTGATGATGGCGATCGGATCTATTATGAATTACGGACTGAATAGTATTCTGATGGGATTCACGGCTACAGCCGCGGCCGTATTTGGTGTTTATTTTAAACTGCAAAGCTTCGTATTTATGCCTGTTATCGGGTTAAACAATGGGATGGTACCAATTATCGCCTACAACTATGGGGCCAGAAATAAAGACCGGGTGACGAAGACCATCAAGTGGAGCATCTTTTATGCCGTTACGATTATGTTAATTGGGCTGGCCATTTTTCAGTTGATGCCAGAGAAGTTACTGTTGATGTTTAATGCATCCGACGACATGCTGGCAATCGGTATTCCGGCGCTACGGACGATCAGCTTTAGTTTCTTGTTCGCAGGATTTTGTATCGTGATGATATCTTCATTCCAAGCGTTGGGAAACGGTTTATTAAGTTTGATTATTTCCGTAGTAAGGCAGCTTGTTGTGCTTTTACCAGTGGCTTATTTGCTTTCTTTGAGCGGTTCTTTGGATGCCGTCTGGTGGTCTTTTCCGATTGCGGAATTAGCGGCCTTTATTTTGAGTGCTTTATTCATGAAGTATCTCCTGAATAAAGAAACGGCTAAATTTAAAGAAGCAAAAAAATAA